The Streptomyces sp. NBC_00286 nucleotide sequence GCGTCGGCGTCATCGCCGCCGTCAGCGCGGGCGGCATGGCCAGCGCGAACACCGGCAAGCCGCCGGTCTCGATCACTCTGCCCGACCTTCCGCTGATCTCGGGCGACACCGACGAAGAGCCCGGTTCCACGACTCCGCTCACCCACGCCGGTCTGAGCGCCGCGGACGCCGAGCAGGGCAACTCCGACGCCGGCGAGGCCCTTCGCGCCCGCATCATCCTCCAGGCCGAGCGCCAGCAGGACCAGGTCGACCAGGAGGCCAGGCAGGCCGCGGCGACCGCAGCCGCGAAGAAGGCCGCCGAGCAGGCCGCCAAGGAGCGCCAAGAGGCCAAGGCCAAGGCCGAAGCCGCCAAGGAGAAGGCGGCGGAGGAGGCCCGGCAGAAGGCTGAGGCGGAGCGCCTCGCCGAGCTCGCCAAGAGCTTCGCGCTGCCGACGTCCTCGTACACCATCACCTCGACCTTCGGGCAGTCCGGCGCGCTGTGGTCCTCCGGCACCCACACCGGCCTGGACTTCGCCGCTCCCTCGGGTACGCCGCTCAAGGCCGTCCACAGCGGCACCATCACCGAGGCCGGCTGGAACGGTTCGTACGGCTACCTCACGAAGCTCAAGCTCGACGACGGCACGGAGGTCTGGTACGCCCACCAGTCCTCGATCAGCGTCAGCGTCGGCCAGAAGGTCAGCACGGGCGAGGTCATCGGCCGCGTCGGCGCGACCGGCAATGTCACCGGGGCGCACCTCCACATGGAGGTCAAGACGGCGGGCGGCGACGGGATCGACCCGATGGCCTGGCTGCGGAGCAAGGGGCTCAACCCGTAAGTCCCGCAAGGTCTTTGACGCCATCCGCTTTCGGACGAGAAGCGGGTGGCGTCTTGGTTTTCGCTTGGTTTCGCCTGGTTCCGGGCTAGCTCCGGGCTAGTTCCGGTAGGGGTTGTACGCCGGGTAGGGCGACCCTTGGCCGTACGAGTTCCCGTAGGTGTTCCCGTACGTCGGCCACGGCGGCGGCGCCGGAGGAGGAGCCGTGGCCCGGGCCGCGTACGCCAGTGCGGGGCGGGCCAGCTCGCGGCGGGCCCAGAGCTCGTGGAGCAACTCCCGTTCCCGTACGACGAAATCGGTGCCCGCGCGGCCGCGGCGCCCCCGGTGGCGGAGGAACGCGAGAGAGGTCGCGTACGCCTCGTACTCCGCGACCGCCCGCCCCGCAGGCCGCCCTCCGTGATGCGTGGCCCACTCGCGGGCCAGCTTCCGCGCCTTCATCGAGCCGAGCACGAACGGCTCGGGAACCGTCAGCCAGCCCGCCATCGCGTACGCGGGCAGTTCGGTGCGGATCGTGCCGAGTTCGCGCTGCCGGGTCCAGATGGCCAGCCAGGTCAGCAGGCCGAACGCGGGCACCATGAACGCCGCGTACACCGCGAAGAAGCCGTACGTGCCGAAGGTCGACGAGCCGTTCCAGAGAGCATGCATGCCCATCGCCAGCAGCAGGCCCGTGAAGGGCAGCAGTACGCGTCGTATGTGCTGGCGGTCCGCGGAGAGCGCCGCGATGCCGAAGCCGATGCCGGTGAGCACGGTGAACAGCGGATGCGCGAAGGGCGACATGATCACGCGTACGAAGAAGGTGGCGGCGGTGACGGAGGCGATGCCGCCGTCACCGCTGCTCAGCTGGTCGGTGCCGAAGGCGGTGCCGAGGTAGAGGATGTTCTCGGTGAACGCGAAGCCGGTCGCGGTGACTCCGGCGATCACCACGCCGTCGACGATCCCGGTGAAGTCCCGTCTGCGGAACAGGAACACGAGTAAGACGGCGGCGGCCTTCGCGGTCTCCTCCACGACGGGTGCTATGACGGTCGCGCCGATCGTGTCGGCGCTGGAGGGGTCCGCGGTGGCGGTGGCTATCCAACGCGTGGCGAAACTGTTCGCCACGATCGCTATCAGCGCCGCCGCGCAGGCCCCCCAGGCGAACGCGAACGTCAGGTTCCGCCAGGGCCCCGGTTCGACCCGGTCCAGCCAGCGGAACGCGGCGATCAGCAGCGGGACGGGCAGTACGGCGAGGCCGAGGCCCACCAAAAAGCCCTCGGTACCGGTCTGTTCGCGGACCAGGGCCAGGATGACCAGACCGGAGAGGGCGAGCAGGGTGATCAGCGCGCCGTAACGCACCCACCTGCGGCGCCACCAGTGTGTATGCCGCCGGGTGCCTCCGGCGGGGGTGCCGGGGGGTGGGGGGTACGGCGGGTACGCCGGGTACGGGGGACTGGTGGACACAACATCGACCCTAACCAGGGAGAGGGTGGGCTCGCGACGGTACGTTTGCGCCCCGCTGGGTTCGCTGGGTTCGGGATGGCTTATGGGGTGCTGCGTCGGGCGTCGTGTCGGGTGCTGTGCGGCACGCGGTGGAACAGCAGGTCGTGCACCACATGGCCCTTGTCCAGGCCCTGGCTCTCGAAACGGGTCAGCGGGCGGAAGTCCGGGCGGGGCGCGTAGCCGCCGTCCGGCTGGGAGTTCTCGAAGTCCGGGTGCGCGCTGAGGACTTCGAGCATCACCTCGGCGTACGGCTCCCAGTCCGTGGCACAGTGCAGCAGCGCACCGGGCTTGAGGCGGGACGCGGCGAGTGTGAGGAATGCCGGCTGGATCAGGCGGCGCTTGTGGTGGCGCTTCTTGGGCCAGGGGTCCGGGAAGTAGACGCGCAGCCCGCTGAGGGAGTCCGGCTGGAGCATCTCCCTGAGCAGGATGATCGCGTCGCCGTTGGCGACCCGGATGTTGGACAGACCCTTCCGGTCCGCGAGATTGAGCAGGTTGCCCTGGCCAGGGGTGTGCACATCGACGGCGAGGATGTTGGTCTCGGGATCCTCGGCGGCCATCTGCGCGGTGGCCTCGCCCATCCCGAACCCGATCTCCAGCACGACGGGCTTGTCGTTCCCGAACAGATCGCTCAGATCGATCTTCCGCCGCCCATCGATATCCAGCCCCCACTTGGGCCACAGCCGCTGCAAGGCGTCCGCCTGCCCATGGGTGACCCGGCTCCGGCGCGGCTGGAAGCTACGGATCCGGCGCTCGAAGTGGGAGCCGGCCGGGTCGGCGCGGGGCCCGTCGGGGAAGCGGGGTTCGCCTTTGGCACGGGGGCGGGAGGGGCGCGGCTCTTCGGTGTTTTGACGCTCAGACACAGTGCGTTTGATTGTACGAGTGCCTCCGGCGGTTGGGTTCGTTGTCGGCTGACGGCGCCGTTGTGGCTGGTCGCGCCCACGCGGGGTGCCTCCGGCGGTTGGGCGGCTGCGGGTGCGTTGTGGTTGCTCGCGCCCGCGCGGCGGAGCCGCATATGTCACAGTCTCGCGCCGTTTGGGTGGGTGGTGGGTGCGGGGCCGCGTCGGGGGTGTCCGTCCTCGGACCGGCGCGCGTTGCTGTCGGCTGGTAGGGGGTGCCGGTGTTGGCGCGCCGGCCGCTGCGGGCGCACACCCCCGCCCCGTCCCCTTGCCGCCGTGGGCGGCTGCGGGGCCGTGGGGGTGCGGGCTCCCTCCGGGCGGCCTTTCCGGGCCGCGGGCTTGCTCGGGGCGCGGGCGCCTTCCGGGCCACGGGCTTGCTCGGGGCGCGGGCTCCCTCCGGGCGGGCTTACCAAGCCGCGGGCGGGTACGGGGCGAGGGCCCCTTCCGGGCCGGGGTCGCTTGATCGTCGGGGTGCGGGCAGTCGCAGGCTTTTGTTTTTAGGGGCGCGGGGAACTGCGCGACCAGCCACGACGCACCCGCAGCCGCGACACGACTGTCACCCCCCATCCCGGTAGGCACCCACCCGCCCCACCCACCCCGCCGGAGGCAGCGGGGCCTGGGGGCGCAGCCCCCAGTTTCGGGAAGGGGCGGGGCTGGGGAAAGAAAACCCCGCGTTTACGCCCGCCCCAACGCCACCAGAACCCTCCGCCCAACCTCACGCCCAATCGGCAGCGAAGCGGTAGCCGCAGGCGACGGCGCGTTCAGCACATGAACCGTCCGAGCCCCCTCCCGCAGAAGGAAGTCGTCGACCAACGTGCCGTCCCGAAGAACCGCCTGCGCCCGAACCCCCGCAGAAGCCGGAACCAGGTCATCCGAGGTCACCGCAGGCAACAACCGCCCCACAGCCTCAGCAAACGCCCTCTTCGACACCGACCGCCGCAGCTCACCCCCGCCATACCGCCAATGCCGCCGAGCAATCCGCCAAGCCCCCGGCCAGGCAAGCGTCGCCCCCAACTCCCGAGCCCGCACAGTCCGCCAGTCATACCCCTCCCGGGCCAAGGCAGGCACAGCATTCGGCCCGATATGAACACCCCCGTCGATCCCTCGAGTGAGATGCACCCCGAGGAACGGAAACGCAGGATCCGGCACCGGATAAACCAGCCCCTTCACCAGCCAAGGCCGCGCCAGCGAGTAGTACTCACCCCGGAACGGCACGATCCGCATCCCAGGCTCGTCCCCAGCAAGCCGAGCGATCTCGTCACAGTGCAGCCCCGCACAGTTGACGAGCACACGCGCGCGTACGACGTCCCCATCGCCCGTACGCACGGCGACCCCGAGGTCAGGCCGCCGATCGATGTACGTGACCTCCGCCCCGTACCGAATCGTCGCCCCCGAAGCCTCCGCAAGCTGCCGAGCGACCCCCACGAAGTCGCAGACCCCGGTCGTGGCGACGTGAATGGCGGCGAGCCCCCGCACCTCCGGTTCGTACTCGGCGATCTGGGACGCCCCCAGCTCCCGTACCGGAATCCCGTTCTCCCGCCCCCGCTGCACCAGCGCATGCAGCCGAGGCAACTCGTCCCGCTCCGTGGCGACGATCAGCTTCCCCGTCACGGCATGCGCGATCCCGTACTCCGCACAGAACTTGACCATCTCGGCCGCGCCCCGCACGGCAAACCGCGCCTTGAGCGACCCCGGCCGGTAGTAGATCCCGCTGTGGATCACCCCGCTGTTACGCCCCGTCTGGTGCCGAGCCGGCCCCGGCTCCTTCTCCAGCACCATCACCCGAGTCCCCGGCGCGGCCCGCGTAATCGCATAGGCCGTGGACAGCCCGACGATCCCCCCGCCGACCACGACCACATCACAGTCATAAACGATCACGCGCGGCACCTTCCCACCTCCCACTTAGATAGTGCACTGCGCCACTGACAACGCGCCGAAACCCGGAAGTCGCCGCAAGGCGGCGCGGCCGCTTGAGGGGCCGCAGGCCCGAAGGGGGCGCGGGGCTGTGTCGATCTGCGGCTCCGCCGCGTGGGCGCGAGCAACCACAACGAACCCGCAGCCCCAAAACAACATCAACTAGGCAGATGCGAAGGCACCCAGCCCTACGCGGGAGCGACTAGCAACGGCCGAGCCCTCTCCCGCAACTCAACAACCCGCGGCTCATCCCCATACGGCTCCAGCCGATGCAGAAGATCCTTCACGTACTCGGTGGTGCGCGCCGACGAAATCCGCCCCGCCACCTCCACCGCCCGCACCCCCTGCTCACACGCCGCGTCCAGGTTCCCGGACTCGAGCTCGGCAACCGCCGACACCACAAGCCGCAGCCCATGCGACCGCACAAACTCCTCCGTCGGCTTCGACAACGCCTGCTCGGTGAAGCGCCGCACCTGCCGAGGAGCCTTGAGATCGCGGTAACACTCCGCGGCATCGGCGGCGAAACGGTCGTACGAGTAGAAGCCGAGCCACGACGGGTCCTGGTCGCCGTCGCGGGCCCGCTCCAGCCAGCCCTCGGCGGCCTTCAGGGCCCCGCCGGCCGCCTGGGCGTCACCCGCGCGCGCGTGCGCGCGTGCCTCGACGAGGCTGAAGAAGCTCATGGTGCGGGCCGTCGCGAGGCCACGGTTGCGCTCCAGGGCGGCCTGGGCGAGGTCGACGCCCTCGTCGCCGAAGCCGCGGTACGTCGCTTGGAGGGACATGGAGGCGAGTACGTAGCCCCCTAGAGGCACATCGGCAGCCGCGCGCGCGAGACGCAGGGCCTGGATGTAGTACCGCTGGGCGGCCTCCTGCTGGCCGGTGTCGAAGGCCATCCACCCGGCAAGGCGGGTCAGTTCGGCCGAGGCGCCGAACAACGCCCGGCCCACCTCGTCCGAGTACGCGCCGAGCAGCAGCGGTGCCGCCTCCACTCGCAAGCACTCGGGCACCATGGACGAACGCCAGTCGCCGCCTCCGTACTTGGAGTCCCAGCGCCTGGCGTCCTCGGCGGCCTCACGCAGCTTCTGTACGTCGCTGTGGCCGACTTTCAGCGGTGCTCCGGAGCCGTCCACCGGGCTCGCGTCGCGGGCCACCGAACTGTCGGCCGGGGTTATCAGCCACCGGGAGGCGGGAGTCGCGTACGCGCTCACCGCGAACGAACCGGCCAGCGACTGCCAGATGCCTCCGGAGCCGGCTTTGCGCCCGGCGAGGTCGAGACGGTACAGGTCCGTCGCGGCGCGCACGGCCTGTCCTACGTCACGGGGGAAGGCGAGGCCCACTTCCGGGGCGGGATCCGCGTCCGCCAGACCGATCTCGTGGAGCGGTACGGGCCGGCCGAGCTTCTGGCCGATGGCCGCGGCGATGAGATGCGGGGCGGCACCCTGCGGCACCATGCCCTTCGACACCCATCTCGCCACCGAGGTCTTGTCATAGCGAAGAGTCAGTCCGCGCTGTGCGCCAAGATCGTTGACGCGACGGGCGAGGCCTGCGTTGCTGATTCCCGCGAGGGCGAGAACGGCGCCGAGTTTTTCGTTCGGCCCGCGTTGCTCCCTGGACATGCGCCACCCCTCGACACAGACGGCTGCCGCGTTGGCATAACCACGCGGCATTCGTAAACCCAGCGTAGTTCGCCGCATCCCATGCGTTAAGAGGCATAGTTCCGGATGGCGGGATTGTGGTCCGCGGGGAAGTACGCAGCGTTGTGGTGTGCTCCCGGTGTGTGGCTGTGCGCCCGGCCGTGCGCTCTTCTCCGGCCATCGTCGAATCGCTTCCATGGATCCTGCGTGGGTCGGCCCGCTGTACTGGATCCAGCGGGCTGGGGGACACCGCCGTCACATATCCCCGCGGGCGGCGGACCGGTCCGGGAGGCGAACTCCGCCTCCCGGATCGTGCGTTGAGCAAAGCCTGTACGGAGCGTGTGCACGCCCGTGCGCCCACCGCCGATTTGGCTGATTTTCGCCCCTGCCTTCTGCGCCCGAAAATCCCTTCTACCATGGCAGTTGAGGGCGCGTTGGGTGTCGTGGGGGAGCGAACCGGGGGCGCATTCGCGTCGTAATCTCCGTGCTCCGTGCGTGCGTTCGCTCCATTGCGGGCATCTCCCAAGGGGCGCACTCTGGGGTGCACAAGCGGCGGCAGGGACCCACCGGCGCGCTCTCTTCGTGGCAGCA carries:
- a CDS encoding PrsW family intramembrane metalloprotease, with the translated sequence MSTSPPYPAYPPYPPPPGTPAGGTRRHTHWWRRRWVRYGALITLLALSGLVILALVREQTGTEGFLVGLGLAVLPVPLLIAAFRWLDRVEPGPWRNLTFAFAWGACAAALIAIVANSFATRWIATATADPSSADTIGATVIAPVVEETAKAAAVLLVFLFRRRDFTGIVDGVVIAGVTATGFAFTENILYLGTAFGTDQLSSGDGGIASVTAATFFVRVIMSPFAHPLFTVLTGIGFGIAALSADRQHIRRVLLPFTGLLLAMGMHALWNGSSTFGTYGFFAVYAAFMVPAFGLLTWLAIWTRQRELGTIRTELPAYAMAGWLTVPEPFVLGSMKARKLAREWATHHGGRPAGRAVAEYEAYATSLAFLRHRGRRGRAGTDFVVRERELLHELWARRELARPALAYAARATAPPPAPPPWPTYGNTYGNSYGQGSPYPAYNPYRN
- the lhgO gene encoding L-2-hydroxyglutarate oxidase, whose protein sequence is MPRVIVYDCDVVVVGGGIVGLSTAYAITRAAPGTRVMVLEKEPGPARHQTGRNSGVIHSGIYYRPGSLKARFAVRGAAEMVKFCAEYGIAHAVTGKLIVATERDELPRLHALVQRGRENGIPVRELGASQIAEYEPEVRGLAAIHVATTGVCDFVGVARQLAEASGATIRYGAEVTYIDRRPDLGVAVRTGDGDVVRARVLVNCAGLHCDEIARLAGDEPGMRIVPFRGEYYSLARPWLVKGLVYPVPDPAFPFLGVHLTRGIDGGVHIGPNAVPALAREGYDWRTVRARELGATLAWPGAWRIARRHWRYGGGELRRSVSKRAFAEAVGRLLPAVTSDDLVPASAGVRAQAVLRDGTLVDDFLLREGARTVHVLNAPSPAATASLPIGREVGRRVLVALGRA
- a CDS encoding MFS transporter; amino-acid sequence: MSREQRGPNEKLGAVLALAGISNAGLARRVNDLGAQRGLTLRYDKTSVARWVSKGMVPQGAAPHLIAAAIGQKLGRPVPLHEIGLADADPAPEVGLAFPRDVGQAVRAATDLYRLDLAGRKAGSGGIWQSLAGSFAVSAYATPASRWLITPADSSVARDASPVDGSGAPLKVGHSDVQKLREAAEDARRWDSKYGGGDWRSSMVPECLRVEAAPLLLGAYSDEVGRALFGASAELTRLAGWMAFDTGQQEAAQRYYIQALRLARAAADVPLGGYVLASMSLQATYRGFGDEGVDLAQAALERNRGLATARTMSFFSLVEARAHARAGDAQAAGGALKAAEGWLERARDGDQDPSWLGFYSYDRFAADAAECYRDLKAPRQVRRFTEQALSKPTEEFVRSHGLRLVVSAVAELESGNLDAACEQGVRAVEVAGRISSARTTEYVKDLLHRLEPYGDEPRVVELRERARPLLVAPA
- a CDS encoding M23 family metallopeptidase; the protein is MASNRPAPQTSFAPNEEPDTFGYGKRQDEETWEEWNPSEDSLKPVRGRHRVGKQRGGGLARSSTVLGVGVIAAVSAGGMASANTGKPPVSITLPDLPLISGDTDEEPGSTTPLTHAGLSAADAEQGNSDAGEALRARIILQAERQQDQVDQEARQAAATAAAKKAAEQAAKERQEAKAKAEAAKEKAAEEARQKAEAERLAELAKSFALPTSSYTITSTFGQSGALWSSGTHTGLDFAAPSGTPLKAVHSGTITEAGWNGSYGYLTKLKLDDGTEVWYAHQSSISVSVGQKVSTGEVIGRVGATGNVTGAHLHMEVKTAGGDGIDPMAWLRSKGLNP
- the trmB gene encoding tRNA (guanosine(46)-N7)-methyltransferase TrmB, with protein sequence MSERQNTEEPRPSRPRAKGEPRFPDGPRADPAGSHFERRIRSFQPRRSRVTHGQADALQRLWPKWGLDIDGRRKIDLSDLFGNDKPVVLEIGFGMGEATAQMAAEDPETNILAVDVHTPGQGNLLNLADRKGLSNIRVANGDAIILLREMLQPDSLSGLRVYFPDPWPKKRHHKRRLIQPAFLTLAASRLKPGALLHCATDWEPYAEVMLEVLSAHPDFENSQPDGGYAPRPDFRPLTRFESQGLDKGHVVHDLLFHRVPHSTRHDARRSTP